Genomic segment of Panicum virgatum strain AP13 chromosome 2K, P.virgatum_v5, whole genome shotgun sequence:
ACAAAACGATGATGATCTAGACGTTGAAAAACGAGCGACTCTGACAGGCTTGTTGTCATCCTTTTCGATGAATTCGATGTCATCGATGTAGTAATTAACAATGGATTCGTTTTATTGATGTAGACGATGATATTGTCGATGTCATCCTTTTCGATGAATTCGATGTCATCGATGTAGTAATTAACAATGGATTCGTTTTATTGATGTAGACGATGATATTGTCTCATCGACAAACCCATCTGCAGTCGACAGATAGCAACATCCTACTACATGGGCCGCTGGAGAAGATTCAGGTAGCTGCATTTTGCTATTTAAACGCAGTTAGCCCATGCCAATGGTCCCTGCAAACTAAATCAAAAGCTCGCCATTCATTGGCCACTGAACCCGATCTAACCAAGAACAATGTCGCCGGCACTATGCCTGCTGCCCACGCTGCTtcttgctgccgctgccgccgccgcggagcctaATTGCCCGACGAAGTGCGGCGACGTCGACATCCCCTACCCGTTCGGCATCGGCGCCGGCTGCTCCCGCAGCAAGGGCTTCGAGATCTTCTGTGTCAACAACGGCACCGCGGCGGTGCCGGTGCTCCGGTCCGCCGGCACACGCACGATCCCGGTGGCGAGCCTGTCTGTGTCGCCGCGGCCGGAGGCCAAGGTGCTGCTGCCGGTGGCCTACAAGTGCTACAGCCCGGTCGGCCGCCGCGTCGGCGCGTCCGACGGGCGCGTGGACCTGCGCCCCAGCAGCGTGTTCCGCATCTCCGACTCCCGGAACATGTTCGTGGTGCTCGGCTGCAACACCGGGGCTTGGATGaactccggcgacggcggcggccgctacaACTACCAGTACTACATGGGCTGCTTCACCTACTGCGCCGGCCCCGAGAGCCCCACGGACGGCAGGTGCGCCAGCGTCGGCTGCTGCCGCGTCGACATCCCGCCGGGCCTCACCGACACCGCCGTCTACTTCGAGCAATGGCCGCACGACGGCATGGAGCACAGCCCCTGCGACGTCGCCTTCCTCGCCGACAAGGACGGCTACGAGTTCCGGGCGGCCGACCTGCGCATGGATGCGCGCCGGAGCAGCATGCCGGTGTGGCTGGACTGGGCCATCCGCGAGGACGACGATGGCAGCGCGCTgacgtgcgccgccgccaagggtAGGGCGGGGTACGCCTGCGTCAGTGCCAATAGTGAGTGCGTCGACTCCATGAATGGGCCTGGCTACTTCTGCATATGCAAGGAAGACTTCAAGGGCAATCCCTACAAAGATGAAGGTGGATGCACTAGTAAGTGATGAAGTGAACGATCCATTATTTACTCTTCCAATGCAAACTTTTTCCCATCCTTCAATTACAAACTACTTTGCTTCCCTACATTGGAAATTATTGACTTTAATTTGTTACGATTTTTCAGGCGAGGAGCCAATCTCTATGgttacttctaccccgctgaagGAGGCACAGGTGATGCTTAGATGCACATACTACACTAGCCCCAATTAAGCTCCATGTGCTATGTTTCACCGATACGCGATACGGGTAGGGCGATACGGGTACGGCGATACGGCAAATCTCCAAAAACCACGATACGCCGATACGtcaaatatataaatataaattaattttttctatttttctcaatAAACATAATAGAATATTCAATAAACATATAGCAAGTAGTCCTGACGACGCAAGATAAATAATAGGCAAGGTCATAGCAAGTAGTTCAAGATGGAGAGGCAAACAGCCAAACACAACCACATAGTGTACTACATAACATAGAGATACAAGGCACAAGGCCAAATCAAAGGATTATGCAGGCTATCTCTTCATGCTAAAGTTCAATCATCTTCTGCAATCATAACCTCAAACTCCGGCTCATCCAAAGTGAGATTAGCAGCTTGAAGAATACTGACACCATCAAATGTCTCAAAGCCATCTCCCCCAACATCCCACATTTGTGTTGGCCCTGTGAGATACTCATCACTACACCTTGAAAGAAGACGTAAGTTGTTATGCACAAACACTAAATCCTCAGCACGTTCAGGTGTGAGCCTGTTTCTTCTCAGGTTATGGATAAAACTGTATGTGCTCCAGTTTCTCTcgcagcaagaagaagaagctggCTGCCCAAGCAGCTTAAAAGCTAATTCTTTCAACTCTGGGGGTCCTAGACCCATAGATGCCCCACCATTGCAGTGGATCAAAATGAGCTCTGTCATCAATTGAATCAGGTAAACTAAAGATGCCTCTTTTCAGTGAGTAATCAGCGAATTGTTGTTTAACTCTCCTAAGCTCTTCTGTAACTGGAAAAAGCTTCCTAAGGCAATTGTTCCTCTCTTCTGAAATTTCTGGATCCATATGTGGGGCTACACGGTTTGGGTCTTCTGAAAGCCATTGTTCACTATAGTACCTAGGGTTAAGAGAGTGTGCCAAACAACGGAGTGGGGTGTTGCTTTTGAGCCAACGATCTTGTAAAATGTCATTGACAACATTGAAGAACTCAGATTCATCCAGCGGCCCCTTCCCTTCTTTCCGGTAAATAACAGTTTTTACTTTCTCTATCATGCTGTCCCACATTTCATAAATTAAGTGCAGACAAGGCTTCTCAGTATCTGCTGCCCTTAGCATTGAGTAAATGGGATCAGTGAAATCAATGATGTATTTCACTTGATCCCACCAATAGTCATCAAGCACCTTCTGTCTCACAAAATTGGCCTTTTCCTGATCATCTTCTCTATATGTTCTCCACTTATCACTGATTACCATCTGTATAAGCGAGTCCTTGAGAAGAAGAAACCTCTTCAACATAACAATGATAGATGCAAATCTTGTGTCTGCAATAGCTAGGAACTTGAGCTTACTAAATGAATTGAACATTGACAGCCTCATGCCATGATTCATGATAAAATTCTTGATTTGGAGAGCATCCCCGGCAATATCACTTATCCATTTAAGTTCTGgattttcatcttcatcattcTTTGCAGCACAAATATTTTTCAATGCCAAATTCAAAGTGTGGACAACACAGGGAGTCCAAAAGATGTTGCTGTACTTTGCTTCAATAATCAAACCAGCAGCTTTGCAATTTGCTGCATTGTCAGTGACCACCTGAACTACATTCTTTGATCCAACCTTTTCAATAACCTCAATCAAGAGGGCAGAAATGTACTCCTTGGTCTTTGCCTTTCCTTCAGTGTTTTCACATTTCAAGAACATTGGACCGCTCTCTGTCACAGCAATGAAGTTCAAAAGGGGCCTTCTCTGAGAATCAGTCCAACCATCAGCTGCAATTGTCACCCCTTTTGTGGACCAGGTGCTCTTGATGGGTTCAAGCAGCTTCTCCACATTAGTCTTCTCTTGCTGTAGGAGAGTTGTTCTCAACTTGTTGATTCCAGGAGGGGTATACCCACCCATTTCATGTGTTGCCACAAAGTTGAATGCAGCCCGATAGTTTGGGTTTCTTGCCAAGTTGAAAGGAACGCCTGCAAATCCAAAGAAACAAACTATTTTAGCAGCTAAGAATCAAAAATACCAGATTGCAATTTGAtaataagaaaataaataatacaACAACAAACCTCCTGTGTAGAACATTCTTGCAATAATTGCAtcagccatttgtcggagttcAATGCGGAAACTCTCCAAAATACCAgattgttttttcttctttgatgATGCCTTAGATCCTGTTGGCGGCAACAATCCAGAGGATGATGCTGAGGCAGAGAGCTGCACTGGCATGGGAACACTCCTCCTTGAGCTTCCATCAGCACTAACTCGtgctgcttcttcttccttgcgGAACTGGTCCACCATCTCTGGTGTGGCAGCACCACAAATTGATGTGCCTTTACCAGGTTCCCTCATGAGATGTGCTCTTACTCTAAAGTAACTCCCAGGAATAATGTGATCACAATACAAGCACTGAGATTTTGCATTTCCTCCAGAAGAAGCATTCTTTTCAAGTAATTTAACATGCCTCCACAGAGGAGTTTTACGCAATCTCTCGTCAGAAGGATTGGGATCAACTTGTGCACTACCAGCAGGGGCACTGCGATTAGGTGATGGAAAGGAGAAGTTGAACTTCCACTTGCACTTGAACTAGCCATGCTTTGTAACGTATTATCTATAACGAAATGCAAGACATGAACAACTCAAATCCATTTATCTACCTCTCGCACAGGGTCTACAACGAGATGCAAGTCatgggaaaaaaaaactcaatcgCAGGCTAGCAGACTAGCAGTAGCAGCAAAAGAAACGAACAAACAAAATGATCCCAAGTTACCTGTAGTCTAACGGCAGCCACTCGATGGCGAACGGCGTGGACGAGAACCACGGCCACGTCCTCTCGTCCGGGTAGCCCAGCACGTCGAAGATCTCGCGGAGCTGTCCTTCCTCGTCCCGGCCGTCCCCGAACAGCACGTTCCCCGTTGATGAGATGCGCCGGCTGTAGATCCAGATCCAGGCGGAGGTGCTTGGCCGCTCGCTCCCAGCCGCCGGCGCAAGGGACTGGGACGGGTGGACGGCAGCACGACAGCGCAGAAGAGAGCACAGAGTagccagcgacggcggcggcgctggtttgTGGATGTGGTGTGCGGAGTGAGGTAGAGAGGGGGTTTTAGTAGCTAGGTTTTTGGATGGGCCGGTCTTGATATTTTGATGGGCTTCATCTTGGGCTGGGCTTCAAAATGAGATATTACAGCCCAATGTATCGGATGGACGTATCGCCGAGTATCGGACGCGTATCgcgaattaaataatttatttttaaatcaaATTAATCCGATACGTGTATCGGGGCGTATTGGGGTGTATTGGGACGTATCGGAGTATCGGGGCGTATAGGATACGGGTACGGCGACCATCCAGACGTATCGGTGATTCGTAGTCCATGTGTGTGGGTAAATGGCACAACCAGTCGTCGTTTGGATCTCTTGAAGTTGCGTTGTAGTGTACCCGAAGTTTGCTTAGCTATTGGACCACGTTAAAAACTAGTGAAGCTCAAGACCTGGTTGTGATAAGGTTGAGCTCATACTTATTAAGTTTGGTTTCTAATAATCAAGTATAATGTTTAACTAAGAATTGTAATAACTAAGCTTCCAGTTTTAATTAATTAGTTTGTATCCTTTGTGTGAAATTGTATGTCGATCGCGATGATGATGTTGTGCGAGACGATATGTGTGCGATAATGATTTTCCTGGAAATTACCGAGATACATATATATCAGTGACCCCAAACGGAATTCAATTATTCAATCCAATTGAATTAAGGCCATATCATGCTGTCATTATAGATATACATGGAAGCATATATGAGTTGTGCCTTTGAGTATTTGTGTTACACACGGGCTtctgaaggaaaaaaaaaacactagctAGTCAGGATCATAGGCCAATCCACTAGTGTCCTCTCCTCTCTAGCACTTTCAGTTCAGAAAGATGCAGCCTTGAAACACTAGAAAATATACTGCAGTTCATGGACCTGTACGGTTAACTTAGCAGCAGTACATATCAAAAAGGTCAAGTAACTCCACTTGTGTTCTAACCAATTgtccgtgtgtgtgtgtgtgtgtgttctgaAAAAGGCTACAACAAAGACCTGGAGCTTGCATATGCTCGAGTTGTCGAGAATCGAGATCAAAAGATCATAACTGTTGAATGATCGATCAGTTATTATTACATACTCTGTCAGAAATTCAGCGTGCTTATATAAAATTGAACAGACTATATGTATCACAGTTTACCATAACAGAAATCAGAGACTTTTGCATCATCTCCTGTTAGAATAATGCATCACTACTGGAAACCGTCTTTTTCACAGCATGATCAATCTGAATATGACTTGCAGGGACACTATCCGGACATAGGGAAGGAAATACTAGAGCCAGTGCTACAATGTCTATCAGCTGCTTAAGCAATTGTGAGTATATGTGCATTTCCATTAATTATTTATAAGCCCCTTTTCCAACTCTGAAATTCAGTAAAGGTTCAAACAACTTTAGTGATAACTTCTGTTAAAATTTTGTTAACTGTGACAATTAGCACATTGGTACAAAAGTGTTAGTTACAACACAAGAAAGTTGTGATACTATTCAGTTTCCCATTGTTCAAATAGGGATAAATAACTGCAGCAACTAATCTAAGCCATGCCCATGCAGGTTATTGGTTCTTCTCAGGCTGCCTCGAAATCTTACACTTGAATAGATGGTGGCACAGCAGCAAGCAAACTATGATTCTAGCAGCTGCGTCAAGGCTGTTGTGGTAGATTGTTAAACTGTGGGTTTGGTTTGCGTAGTTGGTAGCTATAATAATAGTGCTAGGTAGTGGTTTAAGGTGAAAGTTTACTTGCTGCATTTGAAAATCCTTCCGAATTGTATTTttacctatatatatatatatatatatatatatatatatatatatatatatatatatatatatatatatatatatataccgtCTATAACTCAAAGTCCATCTGTCTCTCGTGGAAGCGCTTTAGAGTGCCTAGAAGATCTAGCAAACGGAGGTGCCAATGCTGTCCCAAGACCATATCATGGTAGGTAGCTGCTTTAAAGAGGTTGGGAGACAGACCGGTGAACAATCTTCTTCTTGTTTTCTCCGACCTAGAGGACTCTTTTTTCAATCATACGAAGAAACTCCGTGAAAAACCTAGCTATCACTCCTACGAGACGGCTAACTCCCAATTCCCGATACATTCTTTAGAGTCGACCAAAGGACTTGCTCAGATTTGATTTGAATTAATGTTGCTTGAGAATGAATTATCCTGTCGGAACAATTGTTAATTATTCAACCTGATGGGAAATATGTGGTTTCCTGTCAGGTTTTATTGACAAAGAAAGAACATTTCCCTATCGGCACAATTTATTTTTGTGTGGATTTTGACCGACAAGGAAACAATGGCCAGGTCTGGTGGTTTGGAATTTCCGTGCGTGTGCTAATAATTTCCCTGTGGGTTTTTGTCAACAGGAAAATGAAGACCAGATCTGGTGGCTTGGAATTTCCCTGAGAGAAGCCCACCGACAGAGCAATTGTAAAAAGCCTCAGGAATAAAAAAAACGATGGGCAAATTTTTCTTCCCCTGTTGTTATATCCCTGGGGGTTATTCCCTGTCGGTGTACACACAGGgaaattatttttctatttttctgtcGGTTTTTTGTATTTCCTTGTGGGTATGTTCACTCTCAGGGAAATTCCAGTTTCCAGTAGTGCATGTTAGCTAGATCACATTACCAAAACCATTTTCCACATAGATTGTATATGCATAAGCACATAGTAGCATTCTCTGAAGAAGAAACCGACGAAAGCAAGCTGTTTAGGGAATCTCTGAACTGTATGATATGTATACACAACTAGCTAGCCATGCCTACAACTTGAGCTGTTAATTCTTTATCTTCACAAATTCTTAGTTAAGCACATGCACCATCACCTACTCTTCAACCAGATTTATGACTTATTGCTCTTTTTGGTTCTTACTATCCACAAGGACAAgggtatatataatataatatgtcttgaaggagaagaggatgTGGATGAACAAAGTGAGAAGCATCTCTAAGTATCCAAGTGACTGCTGctcttttttatttagtttccaCCAGTAGTGTGTTTGAGAAAAATAGTATATATGTTCTTTGTTTCTATGTACCATCTATGTATTTTTGGATTTGGGAGGCATCAGGAGAAGGTTGTGCCGCTCTACAC
This window contains:
- the LOC120694999 gene encoding uncharacterized protein LOC120694999, coding for MREPGKGTSICGAATPEMVDQFRKEEEAARVSADGSSRRSVPMPVQLSASASSSGLLPPTGSKASSKKKKQSGILESFRIELRQMADAIIARMFYTGGVPFNLARNPNYRAAFNFVATHEMGGYTPPGINKLRTTLLQQEKTNVEKLLEPIKSTWSTKGVTIAADGWTDSQRRPLLNFIAVTESGPMFLKCENTEGKAKTKEYISALLIEVIEKVGSKNVVQVVTDNAANCKAAGLIIEAKYSNIFWTPCVVHTLNLALKNICAAKNDEDENPELKWISDIAGDALQIKNFIMNHGMRLSMFNSFSKLKFLAIADTRFASIIVMLKRFLLLKDSLIQMVISDKWRTYREDDQEKANFVRQKVLDDYWWDQVKYIIDFTDPIYSMLRAADTEKPCLHLIYEMWDSMIEKVKTVIYRKEGKGPLDESEFFNVVNDILQDRWLKSNTPLRCLAHSLNPRYYSEQWLSEDPNRVAPHMDPEISEERNNCLRKLFPVTEELRRVKQQFADYSLKRGIFSLPDSIDDRAHFDPLQWCSDEYLTGPTQMWDVGGDGFETFDGVSILQAANLTLDEPEFEVMIAEDD
- the LOC120694998 gene encoding wall-associated receptor kinase 4-like, whose translation is MSPALCLLPTLLLAAAAAAAEPNCPTKCGDVDIPYPFGIGAGCSRSKGFEIFCVNNGTAAVPVLRSAGTRTIPVASLSVSPRPEAKVLLPVAYKCYSPVGRRVGASDGRVDLRPSSVFRISDSRNMFVVLGCNTGAWMNSGDGGGRYNYQYYMGCFTYCAGPESPTDGRCASVGCCRVDIPPGLTDTAVYFEQWPHDGMEHSPCDVAFLADKDGYEFRAADLRMDARRSSMPVWLDWAIREDDDGSALTCAAAKGRAGYACVSANSECVDSMNGPGYFCICKEDFKGNPYKDEGGCTSEEPISMVTSTPLKEAQVMLRCTYYTSPN